A stretch of Acidobacteriota bacterium DNA encodes these proteins:
- a CDS encoding type II toxin-antitoxin system Phd/YefM family antitoxin, producing the protein MAKAPPVRSSVGSAAFKARCLELIDHVKESRAEYIVTRHGTPVARLVPVEAAQQGSPLGSMKGTVLKYERPFDSVPATWSIENPDDEE; encoded by the coding sequence ATGGCGAAGGCCCCACCCGTTCGTTCCTCTGTCGGCTCGGCCGCTTTCAAGGCACGGTGCCTGGAGCTCATCGACCACGTCAAGGAATCGCGCGCCGAGTACATCGTCACGCGTCACGGCACGCCCGTCGCGAGACTTGTGCCGGTGGAAGCCGCGCAACAGGGATCTCCTCTCGGCAGCATGAAGGGTACGGTGCTGAAGTACGAGCGGCCCTTTGATTCGGTGCCGGCCACCTGGAGCATCGAAAATCCAGACGACGAGGAGTGA
- a CDS encoding BlaI/MecI/CopY family transcriptional regulator: protein MKRPYDLTDQQLAIMGVVWERGEATAHEIHQALEDRAGLARGTIGTMLHRLERQRILAHRAEGREFWYRALVSREDVMAARVDGLVGGLFSGDLTAMVSFAVSKPAVSKGDISKLRKMLDAHDAKRTRR from the coding sequence GTGAAGCGCCCCTACGACCTCACCGACCAGCAACTCGCCATCATGGGTGTGGTCTGGGAACGCGGCGAGGCCACCGCGCACGAGATCCACCAGGCCCTCGAAGACCGTGCCGGTCTGGCTCGCGGCACTATCGGCACCATGCTCCATCGGCTGGAGCGCCAGCGCATTCTCGCGCATCGAGCTGAGGGTCGTGAGTTCTGGTACCGCGCCCTCGTCAGCCGAGAGGACGTCATGGCCGCACGAGTGGACGGACTCGTCGGCGGGCTCTTCAGCGGCGACCTTACCGCGATGGTCAGCTTCGCAGTTTCCAAGCCCGCCGTCAGCAAGGGCGACATCAGCAAACTGCGAAAGATGCTGGACGCGCATGACGCGAAGCGGACCAGGCGATGA
- a CDS encoding type II toxin-antitoxin system VapC family toxin has protein sequence MLLDTHVWIWLVNDEPRKLGPRTRRQLGKATGIRAASVSSASVFEIAALHTAGRLHFSQPADRWIRNSIERAGFKVIDIERDIAVDAGMIPATALLDPFDRCLVATAREYGVPLVTCDRRILDYARQSGMVRVIDASA, from the coding sequence GTGCTGCTGGATACGCACGTCTGGATCTGGCTGGTGAATGACGAGCCGCGGAAGCTCGGACCGCGGACACGGCGGCAACTCGGTAAGGCCACTGGCATTCGAGCGGCGTCAGTCTCAAGCGCGTCGGTCTTTGAGATTGCGGCGTTGCACACGGCAGGTCGGCTGCATTTTTCCCAGCCCGCGGACCGGTGGATCCGGAACTCGATCGAGCGCGCCGGCTTCAAAGTGATTGACATCGAGCGGGACATCGCCGTCGACGCCGGGATGATTCCGGCGACGGCCCTGCTCGACCCGTTTGACCGGTGTCTGGTGGCGACGGCCCGCGAGTACGGAGTGCCGCTGGTTACGTGCGACCGACGCATTCTGGACTACGCCAGGCAGTCGGGCATGGTCCGGGTCATCGACGCGTCGGCCTGA
- a CDS encoding sugar phosphate isomerase/epimerase, which yields MTYTRREFTKLALTAAPAVGLLGEPVAGAWFGQSRPNSLFSGVQIGAITYSFRSLPDQSAEATLRYVIDSGISAIELMDGPAEAFAGRPASGRGGGRGGRGVQLTPEQQAEQRAAQAAAQGALKAWRTSVSMDKYKALRKMYNDAGVSIYAVKILSPNMSDEEYEYVFNVAEALGCTHTTLELPNDEAQLKRIGDFAMKRKVYAAYHTHLQGSMTAFDQAFALSPGNMANVDLGHYVAAGNIGGTPIEFLEKHHARISSVHIKDRKSKANGGENVPWGTGDTPLKDILQTMKARAWKFPATVELEYRIPEGSDPVAETKKCVQYCADALK from the coding sequence ATGACGTACACACGACGTGAATTCACGAAGTTGGCTCTGACGGCGGCACCGGCCGTTGGGCTGCTCGGCGAACCAGTGGCAGGGGCATGGTTCGGCCAGAGCCGGCCGAACTCCCTGTTCAGCGGCGTCCAGATCGGGGCCATTACCTACAGCTTCCGGAGCCTGCCCGACCAGAGCGCGGAGGCCACGCTGCGTTACGTGATTGACTCAGGCATCAGCGCGATCGAGTTGATGGATGGACCGGCCGAGGCGTTTGCGGGCCGACCGGCCTCGGGGCGAGGGGGTGGCCGCGGCGGACGAGGCGTCCAATTGACGCCCGAACAGCAGGCCGAACAGCGCGCCGCTCAGGCGGCAGCGCAGGGAGCGCTAAAAGCCTGGCGCACCTCCGTATCCATGGACAAGTACAAGGCGCTGCGCAAGATGTACAACGACGCGGGCGTCTCGATCTACGCCGTGAAGATCCTGAGCCCGAACATGTCGGACGAGGAGTACGAATACGTGTTCAACGTGGCCGAAGCACTCGGCTGCACGCACACGACGCTGGAATTGCCGAACGATGAGGCGCAGCTCAAGCGCATCGGCGATTTCGCGATGAAGCGCAAGGTCTACGCGGCGTATCACACGCACCTGCAGGGCTCGATGACGGCCTTCGACCAGGCGTTCGCCCTGTCGCCCGGCAACATGGCGAATGTGGATCTGGGGCACTACGTGGCGGCCGGCAACATCGGCGGAACGCCGATCGAATTCCTGGAGAAACACCACGCCAGGATTTCGAGCGTGCACATCAAGGACAGGAAGTCCAAAGCCAACGGCGGTGAGAACGTGCCTTGGGGCACCGGAGACACGCCGCTCAAGGACATCCTGCAGACGATGAAGGCGCGGGCGTGGAAGTTTCCGGCGACGGTCGAGCTTGAGTACCGGATCCCTGAAGGATCCGATCCGGTGGCCGAGACAAAGAAGTGTGTCCAGTACTGCGCCGACGCGCTGAAGTAG